From Sulfuracidifex tepidarius, one genomic window encodes:
- a CDS encoding Lrp/AsnC ligand binding domain-containing protein: MAERYAAYVLVVTSVGKEQEVAEQLKQLNYVKRVENVYGEYDLVIEVEAPNSGELKNVLEQVRRNSSIMRTVTLIMM, from the coding sequence ATGGCAGAAAGATACGCTGCGTATGTTTTGGTTGTAACTTCCGTGGGTAAAGAGCAGGAAGTTGCGGAGCAATTGAAACAGTTAAACTACGTTAAGAGGGTGGAAAACGTTTACGGAGAATATGACCTTGTTATAGAGGTGGAAGCTCCTAACTCTGGGGAACTTAAGAACGTCCTAGAACAAGTAAGGAGAAACTCCTCAATAATGAGGACGGTTACTCTAATAATGATGTAA
- a CDS encoding ribbon-helix-helix protein, CopG family: MRVVTFKVEEDLLELLDRYAIRYGLNRSEAIRKAIEKVVNEEISKDTVPLAKVEKIKL; the protein is encoded by the coding sequence ATGAGAGTTGTTACGTTTAAAGTAGAGGAGGATTTACTAGAGCTACTAGATAGATACGCTATAAGGTACGGTCTAAATAGAAGTGAAGCAATAAGGAAAGCCATCGAGAAAGTCGTAAATGAGGAGATAAGTAAAGATACGGTACCATTGGCGAAAGTGGAAAAAATCAAGTTATAA
- a CDS encoding HEPN domain-containing protein, protein MNNSEIASEYILRTNRTLKEAKMAFDDGDLLYTAIRLYESVENMSKALLSLYGIYSKSSSGNAVSLEYLKRDKDLDEKTKEVISKLQEIEAKLFPSTVVDESSLKTPSVVIRHKEAEIIMNEITSLFDKINVIFDEFHN, encoded by the coding sequence TTGAACAACAGTGAAATAGCATCGGAATACATCTTAAGGACTAACAGGACTCTTAAGGAAGCAAAGATGGCATTTGATGACGGAGATCTACTTTACACAGCAATAAGGCTGTATGAATCTGTGGAGAACATGAGCAAGGCATTGCTGTCTCTATATGGGATCTATTCCAAGTCTTCAAGTGGTAACGCCGTGTCATTAGAGTACCTGAAAAGAGACAAAGACTTAGATGAGAAGACGAAGGAAGTTATATCTAAACTTCAGGAAATAGAGGCTAAGCTGTTTCCATCAACCGTAGTCGACGAATCTTCCCTCAAGACTCCGTCGGTAGTAATCAGGCATAAGGAGGCAGAGATAATAATGAACGAGATCACTTCCTTGTTCGACAAGATCAACGTGATCTTCGATGAGTTCCATAATTGA
- a CDS encoding 6-pyruvoyl trahydropterin synthase family protein, giving the protein MKVKIGMEGFTIDSAHYTPSSPGNEQIHGHTYEVSVEVEGEVDEKTGFVIDFDIFKGIVQDVVREYDHKLLIPRKDADKIEMKGPFVVLTKVIDHPFATVEYIGQDIAKKLHEKLKGSYQIRLKISEGKGAYAVIEYP; this is encoded by the coding sequence ATGAAAGTTAAAATCGGAATGGAAGGTTTCACGATAGACTCGGCACACTATACTCCTTCCTCTCCAGGGAATGAACAGATACATGGCCACACGTACGAAGTATCTGTGGAGGTAGAAGGAGAGGTAGACGAGAAGACCGGATTCGTAATAGACTTCGATATATTCAAAGGAATAGTTCAGGACGTAGTTAGAGAGTACGACCATAAGCTCCTGATCCCCAGGAAAGACGCGGACAAAATAGAAATGAAAGGACCCTTCGTAGTACTCACGAAGGTAATAGACCATCCCTTTGCCACCGTGGAGTACATAGGCCAGGATATAGCAAAGAAGTTACATGAGAAGCTAAAGGGGAGTTACCAGATACGTTTGAAGATAAGCGAAGGCAAGGGAGCTTACGCGGTCATAGAGTACCCTTAA
- a CDS encoding isopropylmalate synthase translates to MNSRKHWCKKGCVFSTVRIFDTTLRDGEQAPGIDLTVEQKVKIAKRLSDMGVDVIEAGFPASSEGEFISTKKILEEVGDNTEVIGLSRANKNDIDKTIQSGLGSIHVFIATSDIHLKYKLRMSRQEVLDRIYDNVRYAKDHGLVVEYSPEDATRTDEDFLLTAVRTAIEAGADRINIPDTVGTMQPFKFYDLIKKVVSVAGDKVVSVHCHNDFGLATANSLAGVYAGARQVHVTVNGIGERAGNASLEEVVMGAKKLFGFDVNVKTWMLYETSKMVSELTGVPVPYFKAIVGDNAFGHEAGIHVHGVLENPSTYEPLTPEEVGNFRRIELGKHSGIHGLKKILEDQGISLDDNSLREVLSEIKAMADKGEKITSEDARRIALKYVAH, encoded by the coding sequence ATAAATAGTAGAAAACATTGGTGCAAAAAGGGATGCGTATTCTCCACGGTTAGAATTTTTGATACAACTTTAAGGGACGGTGAGCAAGCCCCAGGGATAGACTTAACTGTAGAGCAGAAGGTTAAGATAGCTAAGCGTCTATCCGATATGGGCGTAGACGTGATAGAAGCCGGTTTCCCTGCGTCTTCTGAAGGGGAATTCATATCAACAAAGAAGATTTTGGAGGAAGTGGGCGATAACACAGAGGTGATAGGTCTATCCAGAGCAAATAAGAACGACATAGATAAGACAATCCAAAGCGGGCTAGGAAGTATACACGTGTTCATAGCTACTTCAGACATACACTTGAAATACAAGCTGAGGATGAGCAGGCAAGAGGTGTTGGATAGGATTTACGACAACGTGAGGTATGCTAAAGACCATGGTTTGGTTGTGGAGTATAGCCCCGAGGACGCTACGAGGACAGACGAGGACTTCCTGTTGACTGCAGTCAGGACTGCAATTGAAGCGGGAGCTGACAGGATTAACATTCCCGACACTGTAGGTACAATGCAACCTTTCAAGTTCTATGACCTCATCAAGAAAGTGGTGAGCGTAGCTGGAGATAAAGTGGTAAGCGTCCACTGTCATAACGATTTCGGCTTGGCTACTGCTAACTCTTTGGCAGGCGTATACGCTGGTGCCAGACAAGTTCACGTTACAGTTAACGGAATAGGGGAGAGGGCTGGAAACGCTTCGCTGGAGGAGGTTGTTATGGGTGCGAAGAAGCTCTTCGGTTTCGACGTCAACGTGAAAACATGGATGCTGTACGAGACGAGCAAGATGGTGTCAGAACTGACTGGAGTCCCCGTACCTTACTTCAAGGCAATAGTCGGCGACAACGCCTTCGGGCATGAGGCGGGAATCCACGTTCATGGAGTTCTGGAGAACCCTTCAACATACGAACCCCTTACTCCAGAGGAAGTAGGGAACTTCAGGAGGATAGAGCTGGGTAAACACAGTGGGATACATGGGCTCAAGAAGATACTCGAAGACCAGGGAATATCTCTAGACGACAATTCCCTCAGGGAAGTCCTCTCAGAGATCAAAGCTATGGCAGATAAGGGAGAGAAGATAACATCGGAAGACGCTAGGCGGATAGCCCTTAAATACGTGGCCCATTAG
- a CDS encoding 6-hydroxymethylpterin diphosphokinase MptE-like protein has protein sequence MKLNQFLFDDLEEDLLNVIRHKRVAVVGAGPSLSNLSHIEEEVIVAADGASRFLEAHVRVPDIVVTDLDGIVKPNRSPIYVVHAHGDNMDKLERLLELKKVVGTCQVANTGRAKLYGGFTDGDRAVLLSLVGGASSVRLYAMDLDSNLIGMYSKPYFQADVPINLRKKIKLGIAKEVIYLINNKVSLADSLT, from the coding sequence ATGAAGCTCAATCAGTTTCTGTTCGATGATCTGGAGGAAGATCTTCTGAACGTTATAAGGCATAAGAGAGTCGCAGTAGTAGGTGCAGGACCTTCACTATCTAACTTAAGCCATATCGAAGAGGAAGTGATAGTTGCTGCAGATGGAGCCTCAAGGTTTCTAGAGGCCCACGTAAGAGTTCCGGACATCGTAGTGACTGACCTTGACGGGATAGTCAAACCGAACAGAAGCCCAATCTATGTGGTTCACGCTCATGGAGACAACATGGACAAACTCGAACGATTGTTAGAGCTCAAGAAGGTAGTAGGTACATGTCAAGTAGCTAACACTGGTAGGGCAAAACTCTACGGAGGGTTTACCGATGGAGATAGGGCAGTTTTGTTGTCTCTAGTTGGAGGAGCATCTTCCGTGAGACTCTATGCCATGGATCTTGATAGCAACTTGATAGGTATGTATTCGAAACCTTACTTTCAGGCAGACGTACCCATAAATCTCAGGAAGAAGATCAAACTTGGTATAGCGAAGGAAGTTATATACCTCATTAACAATAAGGTGAGTCTTGCCGACTCTCTAACGTAA
- a CDS encoding MBL fold metallo-hydrolase — protein sequence MIRYFGHSALLFDSILLDPHDGGSIGLQVPDYPEVKLVLVTHDHYDHNAYQIVKYEVLKEQQIGTFDLGSYLITGYKSFHDKENGKRRGKNVIYKIKRKSDNFTLVHMGDLGHSLNDELMKELRGANLLALPVGGIITIDSKEASELVEQLEPEAIIPLHYWTKGHYMPLDPVESFLELEKNKFEINKICPKNANLDETNIKGKLFYL from the coding sequence ATGATAAGGTATTTTGGTCATTCAGCTCTTTTATTTGACTCGATTCTACTCGATCCTCATGACGGAGGAAGCATTGGACTTCAAGTTCCTGACTATCCAGAAGTGAAGTTGGTGCTTGTTACTCACGATCATTACGACCACAATGCATATCAGATAGTGAAATATGAGGTCCTAAAAGAACAGCAGATAGGCACTTTCGACCTCGGCTCTTATCTTATTACTGGATACAAATCCTTTCACGACAAGGAGAATGGAAAAAGGAGAGGAAAGAACGTCATTTACAAGATAAAGAGGAAGAGTGATAATTTCACTCTAGTCCACATGGGGGACCTAGGCCATTCGCTTAACGATGAGCTTATGAAGGAGTTGAGGGGCGCAAATCTCTTGGCATTACCAGTAGGTGGGATAATAACCATAGATTCAAAGGAGGCCTCAGAGCTTGTGGAGCAACTTGAACCTGAAGCAATTATCCCACTTCACTACTGGACGAAGGGTCATTACATGCCTTTGGATCCAGTGGAAAGCTTTCTAGAATTAGAGAAAAACAAATTTGAAATAAACAAAATATGTCCTAAAAACGCAAATCTTGACGAAACTAATATCAAGGGTAAATTGTTTTATTTATAA